ATTTCTCATCGGTTAGCCTATCACTAGCAGGATGAATAAACTCATAATAGGAAAAAACCGCTCCTCGGGTCAGTTTCAGATAACCATCTATACTCAACATCAATTGAATTTCAAGAATTCTATGTGTATGAAAGAAAAAAAAGAAATTCTAAATCCACAAGCACGAAGGATTTTGGAATGCGAAGCAAAAGTGAAACCATTTAGGATTTTTAAATGATTACTTAAAAACCAATTTTGTTTCAGTATAGACATCCTCTGGCTTATAAACAGAGATTTCAGAAATCTCTAAAAATACCTTATCGTTTGTGGCTAATGTGTTACACTAATAGGAAATTGCACAGTCTTACCCGTAGATTCGTTGGTAAAAGCAAATTCTTTTTTTTCCATAATCTTAAGCTGCTCGTTTGCATTCAGTAGTTCAATACCATAAACCTTTCCATCGGGAGAGATGTCAATATTTAATTCATCGCTTATCTGTATAGTTTCAATCCCCCTAGTTTTTTCTTTAAATCTTATATATCCAATATTGTATCTTTGATCATAGGTTATTTCCATAGATTCACCTCCTAAAAATATTTTACCAAAACTGTAATTACAATGAAATTCTCATCTTCTTTAACTGCATATAGCTCTATCTGTTTTGTTTTATACTTCTTACCTCTCCATATACTTTCACAAGCAAAATTTCGTCTAAACCCTATTCGTCCAAATTTTGCCCGAAACCTTTCTCCCTCCTCAATGGTCTTTATTATCTCTTCTTCAGTTGCCCCTCGTTCTTTAAGTCGTTCTTTAGCATGAGGATGTATATCAATAAAATGGGGTTGGGTCATACCCATAATAATGGGTCAATCCTATAAATTGCA
Above is a genomic segment from bacterium containing:
- a CDS encoding DUF2283 domain-containing protein, producing MEITYDQRYNIGYIRFKEKTRGIETIQISDELNIDISPDGKVYGIELLNANEQLKIMEKKEFAFTNESTGKTVQFPISVTH
- a CDS encoding DUF4258 domain-containing protein, which gives rise to MGMTQPHFIDIHPHAKERLKERGATEEEIIKTIEEGERFRAKFGRIGFRRNFACESIWRGKKYKTKQIELYAVKEDENFIVITVLVKYF